The following proteins come from a genomic window of Streptomyces liliiviolaceus:
- a CDS encoding helix-turn-helix domain-containing protein encodes MNKHDGHLAEFLQARRSQLRPEDVGLRTYGERRRVPGLRREELAMLAGISAPYYTRLEQGLSRNASREVLDAVASALRLDDSERAHLHTLASAPRRRGPGARPRPERLTPATRALLAAVDGTPAVVIGRRSDVLAWNRPGHGLFAGHLDPDSPDDPAGTGSAGGAGGPGRRPNMARLVFLDAHTRDLYVDWPAKARAVVGNLRLTAGRHPDDPLLAALIGELTMRSREFATLWADHRVLACDVADYEMRHPLVGTLTVTQQTLQSPQGDGPSLVVATADPDSPSAAALALLAHATAPREADRPHHGAESRTV; translated from the coding sequence ATGAACAAGCACGACGGGCACCTCGCCGAGTTCCTCCAGGCACGCCGGAGTCAACTGCGGCCCGAGGACGTGGGGTTGCGGACCTACGGTGAGCGGCGCCGCGTGCCGGGGCTGCGCCGGGAGGAACTGGCGATGCTCGCCGGCATCAGCGCGCCCTACTACACCCGCCTGGAACAGGGCCTGTCGCGCAACGCCTCGCGCGAGGTGCTCGACGCGGTGGCGAGCGCGCTGCGACTGGACGACTCCGAGCGGGCCCATCTGCACACGCTGGCCAGTGCCCCGAGGCGGCGCGGGCCCGGCGCACGGCCGCGTCCCGAACGCCTCACTCCCGCCACCCGAGCCCTGCTGGCGGCCGTCGACGGCACCCCCGCCGTCGTGATCGGCCGCCGCAGCGACGTCCTGGCCTGGAACCGTCCGGGGCACGGTCTGTTCGCGGGCCATCTCGATCCGGACAGCCCGGACGATCCCGCCGGCACGGGCAGCGCGGGCGGCGCGGGTGGTCCGGGGCGACGGCCGAACATGGCCAGGCTGGTGTTCCTGGACGCCCACACCCGCGACCTGTACGTCGACTGGCCCGCCAAGGCCAGAGCCGTCGTGGGCAATCTGCGACTGACGGCCGGCCGGCACCCGGACGACCCGCTGCTGGCCGCGCTGATCGGCGAACTGACCATGCGCAGCCGGGAGTTCGCCACGCTGTGGGCCGACCATCGGGTGCTCGCGTGCGATGTCGCCGACTACGAGATGCGCCATCCGCTGGTCGGGACCCTGACCGTCACCCAGCAGACACTGCAGAGCCCGCAGGGGGACGGCCCGTCCCTGGTGGTGGCCACCGCCGACCCCGACTCCCCGTCCGCGGCGGCCCTGGCGCTGCTGGCCCATGCCACCGCGCCCCGGGAGGCGGACCGGCCGCACCACGGCGCCGAGTCCCGCACGGTCTGA
- a CDS encoding SMP-30/gluconolactonase/LRE family protein encodes MSHRRVKTLMAAVAVVAATLASALPAEATSTRPTRDPLTDVRIATHFDVSAGQLPENIALLPDGTAAVTFAASRQVAEVGPQGATRVLATLPAPADGGADTPALGFPLATGIARTPDGTLYVLYATGTADLTGLWRLRPGKAPQRIAALPADGLPNGLALDEHGKHLYITDSVLGTVWTVPVTGGTPTAWSTAPELAPAGFLGVNGAKVRDGALWVTNLDRGTLLRIPIRPGNRAGTPQVRASDPDLAGIDDFAFTGHGEDVLATLNTTNRVVLIRSDGTRTTVLDTADGLQNPSSVALRGKEVYVLSAAYATATDPNLLRARLRGHGHR; translated from the coding sequence ATGTCGCACCGACGTGTCAAGACACTCATGGCCGCCGTCGCGGTGGTCGCGGCCACCCTCGCCTCGGCCCTGCCGGCCGAGGCCACCTCCACCCGTCCCACCCGCGACCCGCTGACCGACGTACGGATCGCCACCCACTTCGACGTGTCCGCCGGTCAACTTCCGGAGAACATCGCCCTGTTGCCCGACGGCACCGCGGCCGTCACCTTCGCCGCGAGCCGTCAGGTGGCCGAGGTCGGCCCGCAGGGCGCTACCCGCGTCCTGGCGACCCTGCCCGCGCCCGCGGACGGCGGAGCCGACACCCCCGCCCTCGGTTTCCCGCTGGCCACCGGGATCGCCCGCACCCCGGACGGCACCCTGTACGTGCTGTACGCGACCGGAACCGCCGACCTGACGGGCCTGTGGCGGCTGCGTCCCGGGAAGGCCCCGCAGCGTATAGCCGCCCTGCCCGCGGACGGTCTGCCCAACGGACTGGCCCTGGACGAACACGGCAAGCACCTCTACATCACCGACTCGGTGCTCGGCACGGTGTGGACCGTCCCCGTCACCGGCGGCACCCCCACCGCATGGTCCACCGCACCCGAACTCGCCCCGGCCGGCTTCCTCGGAGTCAACGGGGCGAAGGTGCGCGACGGCGCGCTCTGGGTGACCAACCTCGACCGGGGCACCCTCCTGCGCATCCCGATCCGCCCGGGGAACCGCGCGGGCACCCCGCAGGTCAGGGCGTCGGACCCGGACCTGGCCGGAATCGACGACTTCGCCTTCACCGGACACGGCGAAGACGTCCTGGCCACGCTCAACACCACCAACCGGGTCGTGCTCATCAGGTCCGACGGCACCCGGACCACCGTCCTGGACACCGCCGACGGACTACAGAACCCCAGCTCCGTGGCGCTGCGCGGCAAGGAGGTCTACGTGCTCAGCGCCGCCTACGCCACGGCCACCGACCCCAACCTGCTGCGCGCACGCCTGCGCGGCCACGGCCACCGGTAG